From the genome of Spinacia oleracea cultivar Varoflay chromosome 2, BTI_SOV_V1, whole genome shotgun sequence, one region includes:
- the LOC130467784 gene encoding uncharacterized protein — MDAVKITSLYQRARKIKSKEEEAQQVEDQDVVVYLPEEVIFNLLLRLPASVLNNVMRYICRTWYDIISSPDFRRAHFEHSTHKGTSPGFLFVQQNVRSSYVSFVQPISTSGAVKVSNISFPWGSSLDVWDSYDGLCLIYNGGLISNSRYRDNFHVFYPTTNQYKSYSHPPPYSGGDPYDLRLARSLSRKYKLIYQNKYEKIDNNSVAILHILDIGNDFTSSTWRILPLEIGGERSVLHYEIVNIGAGVVHVLMCNLEPLYYLVEIDLETQVVNKIPNPPCYRQGVRPFFPKGRHLTALHYHNTMNELNVWTLSKTTRHDSATWSWTMLCNINLENATSLRQPCDVEPLAWFKHGNLLIFGSLEERKYVVLDVKTAKTTSFSMSPAFRWPLPTLVPYESLFA, encoded by the coding sequence ATGGATGCCGTAAAAATTACATCTCTGTATCAAAGGGCAAGGAAgataaaaagcaaggaagaaGAAGCACAACAAGTTGAGGATCAGGATGTGGTTGTTTATTTACCTGAAGAAGTGATCTTTAACCTCCTGCTTCGGCTGCCGGCTTCAGTTCTTAATAATGTGATGAGGTATATTTGCCGAACATGGTATGATATAATCTCGAGTCCTGATTTCCGGAGAGcacactttgagcactctacaCATAAAGGTACTAGTCCCGGCTTCTTATTCGTCCAACAAAATGTTCGTAGTTCATATGTCAGCTTTGTGCAACCGATCTCGACGTCTGGTGCAGTTAAGGTAAGCAATATAAGTTTTCCATGGGGATCATCCTTAGATGTATGGGACAGTTATGATGGCCTATGTCTTATTTACAACGGGGGCCTTATTAGTAATAGTAGATATAGAGATAACTTCCATGTTTTCTATCCCACCACAAATCAATACAAAAGTTATTCCCACCCGCCACCATATTCTGGAGGTGATCCTTATGATCTGAGATTAGCTCGTTCTTTGTCAAGAAAGTATAAATTAATCTACCAGAACAAGTACGAGAAAATTGATAATAATAGTGTTGCTATACTCCATATACTCGATATTGGGAATGATTTTACCAGTTCTACTTGGCGAATACTACCCCTAGAAATTGGCGGTGAGAGGAGTGTCCTTCATTATGAGATAGTAAATATTGGGGCAGGGGTTGTACATGTTTTGATGTGCAACCTTGAGCCACTTTATTATCTTGTTGAAATTGATTTAGAGACTCAAGTGGTTAACAAGATTCCTAATCCTCCTTGCTATCGTCAAGGAGTAAGACCATTTTTTCCCAAAGGGAGACACCTTACTGCCCTCCATTACCATAATACCATGAATGAGCTTAATGTGTGGACTCTCAGTAAAACTACTCGACACGACTCAGCAACCTGGAGTTGGACCATGCTTTGCAATATTAACTTGGAAAATGCTACTAGTCTACGCCAACCTTGTGATGTTGAACCGTTAGCATGGTTCAAGCATGGTAacttattgatttttggttcTTTGGAGGAAAGGAAGTATGTTGTTTTGGATGTTAAGACTGCAAAAACTACTTCTTTCTCAATGTCTCCAGCGTTTCGTTGGCCATTGCCTACCTTGGTTCCCTATGAAAGTCTTTTTGCTTAG